One Candidatus Rokuibacteriota bacterium genomic region harbors:
- a CDS encoding tetratricopeptide repeat protein, which yields MDTERAREQAEHYFHKGYQAQMKGELDEAIACYKKSIACLPTAEAHTFLGWTYSFKGDYEAAIRECQIAIQVDPDFGNPYNDIGAYLIELSRPDEAIAWLQKAMHAKRYEPRHFPHFNLSRVYVKQGKIQEAIRELKRALELEPDYKLARTELHRLLGMLN from the coding sequence TTCCACAAGGGCTACCAGGCGCAGATGAAGGGCGAGCTCGACGAGGCCATCGCCTGCTACAAGAAGTCGATCGCGTGCTTGCCGACGGCCGAGGCGCACACCTTCCTCGGCTGGACGTACAGCTTCAAGGGCGACTACGAGGCTGCGATCCGCGAGTGCCAGATCGCCATCCAGGTCGACCCCGACTTCGGCAACCCCTACAACGACATCGGCGCCTACCTGATCGAGCTGAGCCGCCCCGACGAGGCGATTGCCTGGCTCCAGAAGGCCATGCACGCCAAGCGGTACGAGCCGCGCCATTTCCCCCACTTCAACCTCTCACGCGTCTACGTCAAGCAGGGGAAGATCCAGGAGGCGATCAGGGAGCTCAAGCGCGCGCTCGAGCTGGAGCCGGACTACAAGCTGGCGCGCACGGAGCTTCACCGGCTGCTGGGGATGCTCAACTGA